From the Candidatus Binatia bacterium genome, one window contains:
- a CDS encoding outer membrane lipoprotein carrier protein LolA: MKSPLKPWLLFAAVALGVAHSSRTVGESTPEQAGVGAIVARVQERYDATRDLTADVTQETVLTRLNKRVTASGTVAFRKPGKMRWELTNGQKEVIVSDGQTLWIYRPEDQQVIRIRFAQAFRSNMPVSFLTGVGRIAEDFIPSLEPAAGTHLRLRLVPKRGDADVGVLWLDVDPTTYDIVGAEVKDPLGNTSKLTLQNIKRNTGLSDGVFQFEVPPGVDVLDAPQG; this comes from the coding sequence ATGAAGTCACCCTTAAAGCCCTGGCTGCTCTTTGCTGCCGTAGCCTTGGGCGTTGCCCACTCGAGTCGGACGGTTGGCGAGTCTACGCCAGAACAGGCGGGCGTCGGAGCCATCGTGGCTCGAGTACAAGAGCGTTACGACGCGACGCGGGACCTCACTGCGGACGTCACGCAAGAAACGGTCTTGACCCGTCTGAACAAGCGGGTAACGGCCAGCGGCACGGTGGCGTTTCGTAAACCCGGCAAGATGCGCTGGGAGCTGACCAACGGCCAAAAGGAAGTCATCGTGAGCGATGGACAAACGTTGTGGATTTACCGCCCCGAAGACCAACAAGTGATTCGCATACGGTTTGCGCAAGCGTTTCGTTCGAACATGCCGGTGTCGTTCCTCACGGGTGTGGGGAGAATTGCGGAAGACTTCATCCCAAGCCTAGAACCTGCTGCGGGCACCCATCTTCGCTTACGCTTAGTGCCCAAACGGGGCGATGCGGATGTTGGCGTATTGTGGCTCGACGTGGACCCAACGACTTACGATATCGTTGGCGCGGAGGTGAAGGATCCGCTCGGCAACACGAGCAAGCTAACGTTGCAGAACATCAAGCGGAACACAGGCCTCAGTGATGGCGTGTTCCAATTCGAGGTGCCGCCGGGGGTTGATGTGTTGGATGCTCCTCAAGGCTAG
- a CDS encoding YajQ family cyclic di-GMP-binding protein, with product MPSFDVVSQVDLQEVDNAVNQARKEVGQRYDFKDTQTDILWDKKTITIVSANDFKVKAVVDILQSKLARRGVPLKALKYGPIEPAAGGRARQTIEIQQGIDAEHARHIVKTIKDSKLKVQAQIQADQVRVTGKKKDDLQAVIRLLREQDFSIPLQFVNFRD from the coding sequence ATGCCGTCGTTTGACGTTGTCTCCCAAGTCGATTTGCAAGAAGTCGACAATGCCGTGAATCAAGCCCGCAAGGAGGTCGGCCAGCGGTATGACTTCAAAGACACCCAGACCGACATCCTTTGGGACAAGAAGACGATTACCATCGTTTCGGCGAACGACTTCAAGGTGAAGGCGGTGGTCGACATTCTTCAATCCAAGCTCGCGCGCCGGGGTGTACCCCTAAAGGCCTTGAAGTATGGCCCCATTGAACCGGCCGCTGGAGGTCGGGCCCGACAAACGATCGAAATCCAACAAGGGATCGATGCCGAGCATGCGCGTCACATCGTCAAGACCATCAAGGACAGCAAGCTCAAGGTGCAGGCGCAAATTCAAGCGGATCAAGTGCGTGTGACCGGTAAAAAGAAGGACGACTTACAAGCGGTTATTCGCTTGTTGCGGGAACAGGATTTCAGCATTCCCCTGCAGTTCGTGAACTTCCGGGATTAG